In Amycolatopsis methanolica 239, a single genomic region encodes these proteins:
- the pknB gene encoding Stk1 family PASTA domain-containing Ser/Thr kinase has translation MTAPRMLSNRYELGDTLGYGGMSEVHHGTDVRLGREVAVKILRADLARDPQFQERFRREAQNAAALNHPAIVAVYDTGEAQTEYGPLPYIVMEYVRGRTLRDIVKTEGPLSQKRAMEVMADVCAALDFSHRHGIVHRDVKPANVMITDQGAVKVMDFGIARAMHDGQAAMTQTAAVIGTAQYLSPEQARGEGVDARSDVYAAGCVLFELITGEPPFTGDSPVAVAYQHVREDPKAPSAVNPAVSAELDAIVLKALAKGPANRYQSAAEMRADLVRTLSGQRPSAPMVMTPDERTQVIGGAPGHAADYDPDAVEEDEKRRKRRRITAAVIFTLIALGLIAFIMWLAGAFESKPETAMIPEVNGQQQAQAEATLRDKGFTNIVLADKPCVRQPNGVETCSADSIGKAINTDPAAGVSVALDQKITLYIGRAPANVAVPSLLGKTRDEAEALLNQAGLILDPNVPEVDVNDEDQYGKVQSQNPNANTQIAQGSTVSIKVGKTPNMVEVTDYTGQQYDVAKAGLEALGFKVSKQEADSDQPEGQVLNQKPNAGQQREGSTVTLTVSNGSQQKISMPDLRGLTQNEALQKLQQMGWEGTVNYQSDRLSDEDMDGKVTGSVPTAGTQITKSETITLLIGESNSGGGGGNDTTSPTSSPRFPIPGGP, from the coding sequence ATGACTGCACCCAGGATGCTGTCCAACCGCTATGAACTGGGCGACACGCTCGGTTACGGCGGCATGTCCGAGGTCCACCACGGCACGGACGTCCGGCTGGGCCGCGAGGTCGCCGTGAAGATCCTGCGTGCCGACCTCGCCCGCGACCCCCAGTTCCAGGAGCGGTTCCGCCGCGAGGCGCAGAACGCCGCGGCGCTGAACCACCCGGCGATCGTCGCCGTGTACGACACCGGTGAGGCGCAGACCGAGTACGGTCCGCTGCCCTACATCGTGATGGAGTACGTGCGCGGCCGGACGCTGCGCGACATCGTCAAGACCGAGGGGCCGTTGTCGCAGAAGCGGGCCATGGAGGTCATGGCGGACGTCTGCGCCGCGCTCGACTTCTCGCACCGGCACGGCATCGTGCACCGGGACGTGAAGCCGGCCAACGTGATGATCACCGACCAGGGTGCGGTCAAGGTGATGGACTTCGGCATCGCGCGCGCGATGCACGACGGCCAGGCCGCGATGACCCAGACCGCCGCGGTGATCGGCACGGCCCAGTACCTGTCGCCGGAGCAGGCGCGCGGCGAGGGTGTGGACGCCCGCAGCGACGTCTACGCCGCCGGGTGCGTCCTGTTCGAGCTGATCACCGGCGAGCCGCCGTTCACCGGTGACTCGCCGGTCGCGGTGGCCTACCAGCACGTGCGGGAGGACCCGAAGGCGCCGTCGGCGGTCAACCCCGCGGTGTCGGCGGAGCTCGACGCGATCGTGCTGAAAGCGCTGGCCAAGGGCCCGGCCAACCGGTACCAGTCGGCCGCCGAGATGCGCGCCGACCTGGTCCGGACGCTGTCCGGGCAACGGCCGTCGGCCCCGATGGTGATGACGCCCGACGAGCGCACGCAGGTGATCGGCGGGGCGCCCGGCCACGCGGCCGACTACGACCCCGACGCGGTCGAAGAGGACGAGAAGCGCCGCAAGCGCAGGCGCATCACGGCCGCGGTGATCTTCACGTTGATCGCCCTCGGCCTGATCGCGTTCATCATGTGGCTGGCGGGCGCGTTCGAGTCGAAGCCGGAAACCGCGATGATCCCCGAGGTCAACGGTCAGCAGCAGGCGCAGGCCGAGGCGACGTTGCGGGACAAGGGTTTCACCAACATCGTGCTCGCGGACAAGCCGTGCGTGCGCCAGCCCAACGGCGTGGAGACCTGCTCGGCCGACTCGATCGGCAAGGCGATCAACACCGATCCCGCCGCCGGCGTGAGCGTCGCGCTCGACCAGAAGATCACGCTGTACATCGGACGGGCGCCGGCGAACGTCGCGGTGCCGAGCCTGCTCGGCAAGACCCGGGACGAGGCCGAGGCACTGCTCAACCAGGCCGGGCTGATCCTCGACCCGAACGTCCCGGAGGTGGATGTCAACGACGAGGACCAGTACGGCAAGGTCCAGAGCCAGAACCCGAACGCGAACACGCAGATCGCGCAGGGCAGCACGGTGTCGATCAAGGTCGGCAAGACGCCGAACATGGTGGAGGTCACCGACTACACCGGCCAGCAGTACGACGTCGCGAAGGCCGGCCTGGAGGCGCTCGGCTTCAAGGTCAGCAAGCAGGAGGCCGATTCCGACCAGCCGGAGGGCCAGGTCCTCAACCAGAAGCCGAACGCGGGCCAGCAGCGCGAGGGCTCGACTGTGACCCTGACCGTGTCGAACGGGTCGCAGCAGAAGATCTCGATGCCGGACCTGCGTGGGCTGACCCAGAACGAGGCGCTGCAGAAGCTCCAGCAGATGGGCTGGGAAGGCACGGTGAACTACCAGTCCGACAGGCTGTCCGACGAGGACATGGACGGCAAGGTCACCGGCAGCGTGCCGACGGCGGGCACCCAGATCACCAAGAGCGAGACGATCACCCTGCTGATCGGCGAGTCCAACAGCGGCGGCGGTGGCGGCAACGACACGACGTCGCCGACCAGCTCGCCGAGGTTCCCGATCCCGGGCGGCCCGTAG
- a CDS encoding peptidoglycan D,D-transpeptidase FtsI family protein yields the protein MNKPMRRVGIAMITMVVLLLVNITYIQVVKADDYRTDSRNQRVLLDQYSRQRGSIVSQYDGQVLADVVATNDKLKFERRYTDGPMYAPVTGYYSVRYGSGGLERAEDDILNGEDPRLFVRRLSDMVTGRDPRGGNVQLTINPAVQAALYNAMTSKGYTGAAVAMNPKTGEILGMVSTPSYDPNALASHDSTAQQEAWTQFADDPKEPMLNRAISQTYPPGSTFKLLVAAAELENGATADTPVSNAPNVQLPGTRTTLENYGGAACPGTTFKEALAHSCNVPFATFAGQLGADKLNQIAVNFGIGTPLSIPMNVAPSSLGEMDSQAALYQSGIGQRDVRLTPLQDLMLSATIANGGMAMKPQLIKKLLAPDLSDLETFSPQELTGTPALSAANAAVLRDMMIASEANTKGGGKRANIQIASKTGTAEHGTDPKSTPPHAWYTAFAPAADPQIAVAVIVESGGNRGLEATGGTVAAEIGRAAINAQLGGG from the coding sequence ATGAACAAGCCCATGCGCCGCGTCGGCATCGCCATGATCACCATGGTGGTGCTGTTGCTGGTCAACATCACCTACATCCAGGTGGTGAAGGCCGACGACTACCGCACCGACTCGCGCAACCAGCGGGTGCTGCTGGACCAGTACTCCCGGCAGCGCGGCAGCATCGTGTCGCAGTACGACGGCCAGGTGCTCGCCGACGTCGTGGCGACGAACGACAAGCTGAAGTTCGAGCGCCGCTACACCGACGGCCCGATGTACGCGCCGGTCACCGGCTACTACTCGGTGCGCTACGGCTCCGGCGGGCTGGAGCGCGCCGAGGACGACATCCTCAACGGCGAGGACCCGCGGCTGTTCGTGCGCCGCCTGTCGGACATGGTCACCGGACGGGACCCGCGCGGCGGCAACGTGCAGCTGACGATCAACCCGGCCGTCCAGGCGGCGCTGTACAACGCGATGACGTCCAAGGGCTACACCGGCGCCGCGGTCGCGATGAACCCGAAGACCGGCGAGATCCTCGGGATGGTCTCCACCCCGTCCTACGACCCGAACGCGCTCGCCTCGCACGACAGCACCGCCCAGCAGGAGGCGTGGACGCAGTTCGCGGACGACCCGAAGGAGCCGATGCTCAACCGGGCGATCTCGCAGACCTACCCGCCGGGCTCGACGTTCAAGCTGCTGGTCGCCGCCGCCGAGCTGGAGAACGGCGCCACCGCCGACACCCCGGTAAGCAACGCGCCGAACGTGCAGCTGCCGGGCACCCGGACCACGCTGGAGAACTACGGCGGCGCGGCCTGCCCCGGCACCACGTTCAAGGAGGCGCTGGCGCACTCCTGCAACGTGCCGTTCGCGACGTTCGCCGGCCAGCTGGGCGCGGACAAGCTGAACCAGATCGCGGTCAACTTCGGCATCGGCACGCCGCTGTCGATCCCGATGAACGTCGCGCCGTCCAGCCTCGGCGAGATGGACTCGCAGGCCGCGCTGTACCAGAGCGGCATCGGCCAGCGCGACGTGCGGCTGACCCCGCTGCAGGACCTGATGCTGTCCGCCACGATCGCCAACGGCGGCATGGCCATGAAGCCGCAGCTGATCAAGAAGCTGCTCGCGCCGGACCTGTCCGACCTGGAGACCTTCTCGCCGCAGGAGCTGACCGGCACGCCGGCGCTGTCCGCGGCGAACGCGGCCGTGCTGCGCGACATGATGATCGCCTCCGAGGCCAACACCAAGGGCGGCGGCAAGCGCGCGAACATCCAGATCGCCTCCAAGACCGGCACCGCCGAGCACGGCACCGACCCGAAGTCCACGCCGCCGCACGCCTGGTACACCGCGTTCGCGCCGGCCGCCGACCCGCAGATCGCCGTCGCCGTCATCGTCGAGTCCGGCGGCAACCGCGGTCTGGAGGCCACCGGTGGCACCGTGGCGGCCGAGATCGGCCGCGCCGCGATCAACGCCCAGCTCGGGGGTGGATAG
- a CDS encoding FtsW/RodA/SpoVE family cell cycle protein, with product MSQPPLSDQAASIYATNPPRDMPTRRGTELAMLGFAAFIVTCAFVLVQANQEQELSWSIVWYGLAYLGLFSVAHAAVRKWAAYADPLILPCVALLNGLGLVMIYRIDLANAEKATQASKDFTADAPKQVLFTALALALFLAVLILVKDHRTLTRYGYTAGLAGMVALALPALLPSSLSEVNGAKVWLKLPGFSIQPAEFSKILLMIFFASFLVAKRDLFMIAGRKVFGVELPRARDLGPLLIAAGVCLLVLVFEKDLGTSLLLFGIVLVMLYVATERAIWVVTGLSFFIVGCLIAYQLFTHVEQRVANWIDPLETYSDPGGGYQIAQGLFGLGTGGVGGTGLGAGRPEIVPESNTDFITAGLGEELGFVGLAAILMIYLLLATRGMRSALAVRDTFGKLLGCGLSFAIVMQVFVIVGGVTKLIPMTGITTPFLSYGGSSLLANYILVALLLRISDAARRPAQKPRPKQPQQQAPLAEAHTVMVQRPPAGGNPTGEPTA from the coding sequence ATGAGCCAGCCACCGCTGTCGGACCAGGCAGCCTCCATCTACGCGACCAACCCCCCGCGGGACATGCCGACCCGGCGTGGCACGGAACTGGCCATGCTGGGTTTCGCCGCGTTCATCGTGACGTGCGCGTTCGTGCTCGTGCAGGCGAACCAGGAGCAGGAGCTGTCCTGGTCGATCGTCTGGTACGGGCTGGCCTACCTGGGCTTGTTCTCGGTCGCCCACGCGGCCGTGCGCAAGTGGGCGGCGTACGCGGATCCGCTGATCCTGCCGTGCGTCGCACTGCTCAACGGCCTCGGCCTGGTGATGATCTACCGGATCGACCTGGCCAACGCGGAGAAGGCGACGCAGGCCAGCAAGGACTTCACCGCGGACGCGCCGAAGCAGGTCCTGTTCACCGCGCTCGCGCTGGCGCTGTTCCTCGCCGTGCTGATCCTGGTCAAGGACCACCGGACGCTCACCCGCTACGGCTACACGGCGGGCCTGGCCGGCATGGTCGCCCTGGCGTTGCCCGCGCTGTTGCCCAGCTCGTTGTCCGAGGTCAACGGCGCGAAGGTGTGGCTGAAGCTGCCAGGCTTTTCGATCCAGCCCGCGGAGTTCTCGAAGATCCTGCTGATGATCTTCTTCGCCTCCTTCCTGGTGGCCAAACGCGACCTGTTCATGATCGCGGGCCGCAAGGTGTTCGGCGTCGAGCTGCCCCGCGCGCGTGACCTGGGCCCGCTGCTCATCGCGGCCGGTGTCTGCCTGCTGGTCCTGGTGTTCGAGAAGGACCTGGGCACCTCGCTGCTGCTGTTCGGCATCGTGCTGGTGATGCTCTACGTCGCCACCGAGCGGGCGATCTGGGTGGTCACCGGGCTGAGCTTCTTCATCGTCGGCTGCCTCATCGCCTACCAGCTGTTCACGCACGTCGAGCAGCGCGTGGCGAACTGGATCGACCCGCTGGAGACCTACTCCGACCCTGGTGGCGGCTACCAGATCGCGCAGGGCCTGTTCGGCCTCGGCACCGGCGGGGTCGGCGGCACCGGCCTCGGCGCCGGGCGGCCGGAGATCGTGCCGGAGTCCAACACCGACTTCATCACCGCGGGTCTCGGCGAGGAGCTCGGGTTCGTCGGGCTCGCCGCGATCCTGATGATCTACCTGCTCCTGGCCACCCGCGGCATGCGCAGCGCGCTCGCGGTGCGGGACACGTTCGGCAAGCTGCTCGGCTGCGGCCTGTCGTTCGCGATCGTCATGCAGGTGTTCGTGATCGTCGGCGGGGTGACCAAGCTGATCCCGATGACCGGCATCACGACGCCGTTCCTGTCCTACGGCGGCTCGTCGCTGCTGGCCAACTACATCCTGGTCGCCCTGCTGCTCCGCATCTCGGACGCGGCGCGGCGACCCGCCCAGAAACCCCGGCCCAAGCAGCCGCAGCAGCAGGCTCCGCTGGCCGAGGCACACACGGTGATGGTGCAGCGGCCGCCGGCCGGGGGCAATCCGACAGGGGAACCGACGGCATGA
- a CDS encoding ATP-binding cassette domain-containing protein, giving the protein MRILAGVSRPTSGTVTGRPRVGYVPDRFPASTRMSALAYLRHLGRISGASEVDPRALLDRLALAGGPRAPLRQLSKGNAQKVGLAQALLTQPDLLVLDEPWSGIDPDAHGVLAEIIAETSARGASVVFTEHRDERAHATEVHRLTGGVLTTVDRAARVVLRGSGEVDLPGVLATRRTGDHVELTVAAQRTDELLLKALNSGWSVARVDTPEARR; this is encoded by the coding sequence GGGTGTCCCGGCCCACGTCCGGCACGGTGACCGGCCGCCCGCGCGTCGGGTACGTGCCGGACCGGTTTCCGGCCTCGACGCGGATGAGCGCGCTCGCCTACCTGCGGCACCTCGGCCGGATCTCCGGTGCATCCGAAGTGGACCCGCGGGCGCTGCTGGACCGGCTGGCGCTGGCCGGCGGCCCGCGCGCGCCACTGCGGCAGCTGTCGAAGGGCAACGCGCAGAAAGTCGGGCTGGCCCAGGCGTTGCTCACCCAACCGGACCTGCTCGTGCTGGACGAACCGTGGTCCGGGATCGACCCGGACGCGCACGGCGTGCTAGCCGAGATCATCGCCGAGACCAGCGCCCGCGGCGCGAGCGTGGTGTTCACCGAGCACCGCGACGAGCGCGCCCACGCGACCGAGGTCCACCGGCTGACCGGCGGCGTGCTGACCACTGTCGACCGGGCCGCCAGGGTGGTGCTGCGCGGGTCCGGCGAGGTGGACCTGCCGGGTGTGCTCGCGACGCGCCGCACCGGCGATCACGTCGAACTGACCGTCGCGGCGCAGCGCACCGACGAGCTGTTGCTGAAGGCGCTGAACAGCGGCTGGTCCGTGGCGCGGGTCGACACCCCGGAGGCACGCCGGTGA
- a CDS encoding protein kinase domain-containing protein — MLSTGQLLADRYRLVHRIAVGGMGEVWQASDTRLDRIVAVKVLKAELSQDAEFLHRFRTEARTTASLNHPGIAAVHDYGETVAGEHAIAYLVMEHVDGEPLAGILMREGRLAADRTLDILEQAGNALQAAHERGLVHRDVKPGNILVTPSGTVKVTDFGIAKAADAAPVTRSGMVMGTAHYIAPEQALGHDAEPASDVYSLAVCGYECLAGHRPFLSENAVTVAMMHIRDLPPPLPPDVPPHARAVIEATLVKDPRQRYNSGGEFATAIAAVRNGHALPTPSGLVQTYAPVVGPVAAVGPVSQPAMQPVSPPGMPHPSGVLPMPVPPRRRVPIAVWVLLAVLVAGIVVVLLVFLPDWGGDSGTGRVPGGQVGTTDMVPGTRQLPPPEETTYEA; from the coding sequence ATGCTGTCCACCGGTCAGCTGCTGGCCGATCGCTACCGTCTCGTCCACCGGATCGCCGTCGGCGGGATGGGCGAGGTCTGGCAGGCCAGCGACACCCGGTTGGACCGGATCGTCGCGGTGAAGGTGCTCAAGGCCGAGCTGTCCCAGGACGCGGAGTTCCTGCACCGCTTCCGCACCGAGGCACGCACGACGGCGTCGCTGAACCACCCCGGCATCGCGGCCGTGCACGACTACGGCGAGACGGTCGCGGGCGAGCACGCGATCGCCTACCTCGTGATGGAGCACGTCGACGGCGAGCCGCTGGCCGGGATCCTGATGCGCGAGGGCAGGCTGGCGGCCGACCGGACGCTGGACATCCTCGAGCAGGCGGGCAACGCGCTGCAGGCCGCGCACGAACGCGGTCTGGTCCACCGGGACGTCAAGCCGGGCAACATCCTGGTCACCCCGAGCGGCACGGTGAAGGTCACCGACTTCGGCATCGCGAAGGCCGCCGACGCGGCGCCGGTGACCAGGTCCGGCATGGTCATGGGCACTGCCCACTACATCGCGCCGGAGCAGGCGCTCGGCCACGACGCGGAACCGGCGAGCGACGTGTACTCGCTGGCCGTGTGCGGTTACGAGTGCCTGGCCGGGCACCGGCCGTTCCTGTCCGAGAACGCGGTCACGGTCGCGATGATGCACATCCGCGACCTGCCGCCGCCGCTGCCGCCGGACGTGCCACCGCACGCCCGCGCGGTGATCGAGGCGACCCTGGTCAAGGACCCGCGGCAGCGCTACAACAGCGGCGGCGAGTTCGCGACCGCCATCGCCGCGGTCCGCAACGGGCACGCGTTACCGACGCCGTCCGGACTGGTGCAGACTTATGCCCCGGTCGTCGGCCCGGTGGCAGCCGTCGGCCCGGTTTCGCAGCCGGCGATGCAGCCGGTCAGCCCACCCGGTATGCCGCACCCGAGCGGGGTGCTGCCGATGCCGGTGCCACCGCGGCGGCGGGTGCCGATCGCCGTGTGGGTGCTGCTGGCCGTTCTGGTGGCCGGGATCGTGGTGGTTCTGCTGGTGTTCCTGCCCGACTGGGGTGGCGACAGCGGAACCGGCCGGGTCCCGGGCGGTCAGGTCGGCACGACCGACATGGTTCCCGGCACGCGGCAACTCCCTCCCCCTGAAGAGACGACCTACGAGGCATGA